The stretch of DNA GCTGCGCACCGCCATCCATCTGAGCGGAGACCGCCTTCCCCGCGGTCCGGAACTGCGCCGCGCGGTCGAGCGGGTCGAGGACCTCGGCAAGACCTCGCTGGGAGCCACGTTGATCGAGCGCGACGGAACGCTCTGGACCGTCCGCCCCGCGCCACCCCGACGAACCGGCTGACGACGTCCCTCACCACCGCCCTTCGCCCACATATTGTCGCCGCGCGCCCGCGTCCCTATCTTAAGCCTCAAGTCATTTCCCCCTGATAGGTTTGTCGCATGGAACAGAAGCCCACTCCCGAACCGCCCAAGAACGCCTGGACGAAGAGCCTCGTCATCTGGCTCGCGATCATCTTCGGGATGGTCCTGTTCATGCAGGCGCTCGGCGGCGGCAACGAGGCGGCCGAGGGCGAGGCGATGCCCTATTCCACCTTCGTCGAGCGGGTCGAGGCGGGTGATGTCCAGGAGGTCACGATCGCACCGCGTTCCGACGGCACCAGCATGCTGTCGGGCGAGATCAACGGCGAGGCATTCACGACGGTCGCACCGCCCAACACGAGCGTTTCCGACCGGCTCGATGCAGGCGGGGTCGATTATAGCGTTCGCCCGCAGGAGCAGACGAGCCTGTGGCAACTGCTGCTGATCAACTCGCTGCCCTTCATCCTCATTCTGGGCATCAGTTTCTTCATCATCCGCAAGATGCAGCAGAACGCCGGCGGCGGCGCGATGGGCTTCGGCAAGTCCAAGGCCAAGATGCTGACCGAGGCCAAGGGACGCGTCACGTTCGAGGACGTGGCGGGCATCGACGAGGCGCGCGAGGAATTGCAGGAAATCGTCGAATTTCTGAAAGACCCCAACAAGTTCGCGCGCCTTGGCGGCAAGATTCCCAAGGGCGCGCTGCTGGTCGGTTCGCCCGGAACGGGCAAGACGCTGCTTGCGCGCGCCATCGCGGGTGAGGCGGGCGTGCCCTTCTTCACCATTTCGGGTTCGGACTTCGTCGAGATGTTTGTCGGCGTCGGCGCCAGCCGCGTGCGCGACATGTTCGAGCAGGCCAAGAAGAACGCGCCCTGCATCATCTTCATCGACGAAATCGACGCGGTCGGCCGCCATCGTGGCGCGGGTCTCGGCAACGGCAATGACGAGCGCGAACAGACGCTCAACCAGTTGCTGGTCGAAATGGACGGCTTCGATGCCAACGAGGGCATCATCATCATCGCTGCCACGAACCGTCCCGACGTGCTCGATCCCGCATTGCTGCGCCCGGGCCGTTTCGACCGCCAGGTCGTCGTGCCGCGTCCCGATATCGAGGGCCGCGAAAAGATTCTCGAAGTCCACATGAAGAAGGTGCCGCTTGCCCCGGACGTGATCGCCCGTACCATTGCGCGCGGCACCCCGGGCTTCTCGGGCGCGGACCTCGCCAACCTCGTCAACGAGGCAGCGCTCACGGCGGCCCGCAAGGGCAAGCGCCTGGTCGCCATGGCCGAGTTCGAGGAGGCCAAGGACAAGGTCATGATGGGCGCCGAACGGCGCAGCATGGTGATGACCGACGACGAGAAGAAGATGACCGCCTATCACGAGGCGGGTCATGCCATCGTCGCACTGCACGAACCGGCGTCGGACCCCATCCACAAGGCCACCATCATCCCGCGGGGCCGTGCGCTCGGCATGGTCATGCGGCTTCCCGAACGCGACAGCTATTCCTATCACCGTGACAAGATGCACGCGAACATGGCGGTCGCCATGGGTGGGCGCGTGGCGGAAGAAGTCATCTTCGGCCACGACAAGGTGTCCAGCGGCGCGTCGGGCGACATCCAGTACGCCACCAAGCTCGCGCGCGACATGGTCACCCAGTGGGGCATGTCGGAAGAGATGGGCCCGGTGCAGTACGAGGAGCAGCAGGGGGAGACCTTCCTCGGCTACTCGCAGAGCCAAGGCATGAACGTGTCCGCCGAAACCGCACGGAAGATTGACGCCGAGATTCGCCGACTGATCGACAAGGGCTACGATCGTGCCAAGCAGCTGCTCACCGAGCATAGCGACCAGCTCGAGCAGCTGGCGCAGGCGCTGCTCGAATTCGAGACGTTGAGCGGGGACGAGATCAAGACGCTGCTCGACGGCGGCGAAATCGATCGGGGCGGGCCCAAGGGTCCGGTCATCCCCACCGCCGGAAGCTCGATCCCCAAGGCGGGACGCAAGCCGAAGGGCCTCGGCGGACCGGCGACGGCATGAAGACGCTCGTCACTTTCGCTGCCCTCCTGGTGGCGGTCGGGGCCGCGACGCCCACCGCTGCGCAGGAGATGAACGCGCAGGAATTTTACGAACGCGGCAAGAAGCTCGAATCGAAGGGACCGCTGGCGCTCTTCGACGGCGATCTCAAGCGGCTCGAACGTGAAGGCAATGCGGCGGCGGAGCGGGCGATCGCGCGCAACGACCGGGCATCGAAGAAGCAATTCTGCATCCCCGCAAACGCCGACCGTATGGACCCCCGCGAGTTCCTGCGGGCGATGGAAGACTTCACGGCGGCCCAGCGCCGCGGGTGGACGAGTACCGAGCTTACCGTCCGTATCTTCGCGCGCAAATATCCCTGCCGCTGAATTCGGGACCATCGGAACATAATGCGAACATCGTCGTTGGTTCTCTCGAAGGAGTAACGATACGATGACTGCCCCCAAGCCCGACCCTACCCCCAAGACCAATCCCGTCTCGAATGCCGAGAAGGATCCCGACAACTGGACGACCGGCGACGAGCGCATGACCGGCGCGCAGGCGAGCTACCTCAAGACGCTCGCCGAAGAAGCCGGCAAGACCGAAATCTACGATCCGGAAATGACCAAGGCGGACGCGTCCAAGAAGATCGACGAACTGCAGGCCGAAACCGGCCGCGGGCGCTAGCCGATCGCGCCCAGTGCGAGCATCAGGCCGAGGAAGATGCTCAGCACGATCCACGTCACCACGCTCAGGAGCATCGTACGGACGAGCGCCGATACCCGGCCGAGTTCGTAGGTGCCCTTGAGCTGTCGGTAGAGGTGGAAGGCTGCATAGAGCATCCCGGCCGCTATCATCGGCCCCACCACGCTCGTTCCCGGGACGACTTTCGCCACGAGACCGACAACGATCACCATCAGCATCATGAAGCTGATGGAATAGGTTACGAAAACCGCATGATCGTAAAGCCCGAAGCGGCGCGAGAAGGGGAACAGTAGCCACATGAACGGAAGGCTGAGCGGAATGAGCAGCCAGCTCAATTTGTAGGCGGTCGTCTGCGCCTTGTAGAGAAAGAGACTTGGATTCTCCCCGGCTTTCTCCAGTCCGAGCGAGAGCTGGCCGATCAAGGGCGTACCCTCATCGGCTTCCTCTTCGACCGTCGCACCGGTTTCCGAGGGATCGCCTCCCAACTCCGCGCGACGTCGCTCGACCGCATCGATCTCCGCGCGAACCCCCGCTCGCGCGCCGGAGACGCCCGGAAAGTCTTCCTGCTCGAGCTCGTCCAAACCCTCCTGAAGCTCCTCCAGGCGCGCATCCGCCTCCTCCACGCTCCCGATTTCCTGTGCGTCGGGTCCCAGGGTGATGTCGCCTTCCGCGATATCGCCGACCGAGACCACCAGCGCGAACATCGCGACGACCGTGAACAGGTAGAAGGCGATCGGGCTGATATAGCGTGCACGGTGCCCGTCGATATAGTCGCGCGTCAGCTTGCCGGGGCGCCAGACGAGGAGCGGCAGGGTATTCCAGAACTTGCCGTCCAGATGCAGAACCCCGTGCACGATGTCATGCAACAGGCCGCCGATCGTCGTATGAAGATGCGCTTTCTGGCCGCACGATGCGCAGAAGTTTCCGGTCAGCGCCGCGCCGCAGTTGAGACAGCGGTCGGGCCCTTCGCCATGATCTCCGCCGGCGCCATGCGTGTGCGGTTCGAGCGCGCGCGCCGCACCCGCCCCGCCGATCATCTCGCCCGCCGCCTCGATCCCGCTCATTCGACCCCCCGAACCGTTTCCACCGAACCTTATAGCGCCCCGATGGCGCGGGCCAAAGCCTCGTGCTAGCGCGTGGAAGAATGGCACGCATCGGCCTCCTTGGCGGCAGTTTCAATCCGGCGCATCGCGGCCACCGGCACATCAGTCTCGCCGCCCGGCGCGCGCTCGGCCTCGACGAGGTTTGGTGGCTGGTCAGTCCCGGCAACCCGCTCAAGCCCAGCAAGGGCATGGCGCCCTACGAAGCCCGTCTCACCTCGGCGCGGCGGATGGCGCGCCGCGCGCCTATCCGCGCCAGCGATTTCGAACGAGAAGCGGGCACACGCTACACCGTCGACACGATCGCCGCGATCCAGCAGGCGCACCCGAACCACGATTTCATCTGGCTCATGGGCGAGGATACTGTTGCCCAATTCCACCAGTGGAAGGACTGGCGCCGCCTCGCCCGCTCCATTCCGATTGCCGTCCTCACCCGTCCCGGCTATAAGGACGAAGCCCGCGCGGCTCGCGCGATGGGCTGGCTGCGGTGGTTCGTCCGACCGGCTGCCAGGAATGACTGGACGACCTGGAGTGTACCGGCGATCACGTTCTTGCGTCTGCCGCCCGATCCGACCTCCGCCACCGCGCTTCGTGCGCGCGACCCCGACTGGTATGAAAACGATGCGACCGGAGGCAGCGGTCCGATCTCATGAGGAGTGACCTTGTCCCCCATCGCCACCGTTCTTTCCATGACGACGCCTGACCCCGCCGCCCCGCCGCCTGCACCCAGCAAGGATGCCGAGGCGCTTCACGCCTTGGTGATGCAGATGCTCGACGACGAGCAGGCGCAGGAGATCGTCTCGATCCCGCTCGAGGGAAAGAGTTCGATCGCTGATTACATGGTGATCGCCAGCGGCCGATCGACCCGGCAGGTCGCCGCCATCGCGCAGAAGCTTTCCGAGAAGGTCAAGTCGATCGAGGGCGTTGTCCCGCGCATCGAAGGGCTGCCGACCGCCGATTGGGTATTGCTCGACGCGGGCGATGTCATCGTTCACCTGTTCCGCCCCGAGGTGCGCAGCTTCTACAATCTGGAACGCATGTGGGCCTTCGGTGACGAGGAAGGCAGCGCCTAGGCGCGAAGCCGCCGGGGGCTTCAGGACATGCTCCTTCACCTGATCGTGCGCGGCAAGATCGGTCGCTCGCCCGAGGCGGAGCTGACCGATCGTTACCTCGAACGGATCGCGTGGAAGACCCGAACCACCGAACTGCCGGATACCGGCGGGACGACCCCCGACCCCATCGCCACTCCCGCACGAACCGTGGTTCTCGACGAGCGCGGCAAGGCGCTTCGATCGGTCGCGTTCGCCGAACGACTGGGAAGATGGCGCGACGAGGGCATTCGCGAAGTCCGTTTCCTGATCGGGGCCGCCGACGGGCATGACGAACAGACGTTGGAGAGCGCGGACCTGCGCCTCGGGTTCGGCCCCGCGACCTGGCCGCACATGCTGTGCCGGGCGATGCTCGCCGAACAGCTTTACCGCGCGACGGCCATCCTGGCGAACCATCCCTATCACCGCGAAGGCCCACGATGAGACGCCTGTTCGCGGCTGCGATCATGGCGGGGCTGGCGAGCCACGCGCTTGCCTCGCCCCCCGCGGCGCAGGATCGGCTCGAACGACTGCGCGCGGAGGCGCGGGAGGCGTCGCAGCGCGCCGATCGCCTCGAAGCCCGCGCAGACCAGGCCCGCAACGACGTCGCCCGCATCGCCGCCCGCCGCGCCGCGCTGGCCGGGCGGATCGATGCGCTCGACACCCGCCTCGCGGCCGCGCGGATCGAGGAAGAACGCCTTCTCGACGCCATCGATGATACGCGCGCGCAGATCGCGCTCGCGCAGGAGCCCGCCTCCGCCTTGCTCGCCGGGCTTGCGACCTTGTCGCGCCGCCCGCCGCTGCTCACCCTCGCCGATGGCGGTTCGCTCGACGAATTCGTGCGCACACAGCTGCTGGTCGAAGCCGTCGTCCCCGCGATCGACGCGCGGACGCGCGCCGTGCGCGACCGGGCCGCGACGCTCGCCGCGCTGGCGGAGGAACTGGCCACGGTCCGCACGGAAATCGAAAGCGAGCAGACGCGCCTTGCCACGCTCCGGACCGATCTGGCCGATGCCGAGCGATCCGCAGGCACCGAGGCCGCTGACCTCGATCGCGCCGCGGCGCGCGCCGGCACGCGTGCGCTGGCTGCCGGGGAGCGCGGTGCGGAGCTGGTGGACGAGGCGACCCGCGAAGCGTTCACCGCCGAGATCGCAGCCTCGCTCGCGACCTACGACTCAGCGCCTCCGCCCCCGCGTTCGTTGCGCATCGCGGCGGGAGGCCCGCCCCTTGCCTACCGCCTTCCCGTCGACGGGCGGATCACCGCGGGGCTGGGCAGCCTCGACGCCGACGGGGTTCGGGCGCGCGGTCTGACCATCGCGGCCCGGCGGGGTGCGCCGGTCACCGCCCCGGCCGCGGGCACGATCCGGTTCGTCGGCGCCTTCCGAGGTCGCGACGGCATCGTCATCCTCGATCATGGCGATGGCTGGCACAGCCTCCTTGCGGGTGTCGCCACTACCGCCCGGCGCGGCCAGCGGGTCGCGCGCGGCGAGCGGTTGGGCACGGCACGAGGGACCATGCTGATCGAATTATGGGACGGGCGGACGCCTCGGTCCCCGGCTCTCATCGCAGGTTCATCATAAACTGTTCATAGGAGGGCAATCCGGCTAGGATCAGCGTCCAGCCGCGCCCTCTCGCCACAAGGATCTGCCGCCCGTGAACTTCAAGCGCCTCGCCACCAGCCTCGTCCCCGCCGCCGCGGTCGTCGGGGTCGTCGCCTTCATGCCCGGTGTCGATCAGGCCGCCACGGCGCAGGATCAGCAGACCTATCGCGAATTGGAAAACTTCCTCTCGGTGTTCGAGCGGGTGCGCGCCAATTATGTCGAGGAAACCGACGATGCGGAACTGATCCGCGGCGCGATTAACGGCATGCTCGCCAGCCTCGATCCGCATTCCAGCTACCTGACCGCCGCCGACTTCGACTCGATGCGGCTGACGACCGACGGCAATTACGGCGGACTCGGCATCTCGATCACGCAGGAAGACGGCGTGGTGAAAGTCGTGTCGCCCACCGAAGGCACGCCCGCCGATCGGGCCGGCATGAAGGCGGGCGATTATGTCACGCAGGTCGACGATGAACTCCTGTTCGGCCTGACGATGGACGAGGTGCTCGAACGGCTCCGCGGCGAGCCGGGGACGAGCGTTACGCTGACCGTCGTGCGCCCGGGACGCGACAAGCCGTTCGACGTCGAGATCACGCGCGAGATCATCGACATCCGGCCGGTCCAGTGGGAAGTCACCGACAATATCGGCGTCATCAACATCAACAGCTTCTCCGCTCCCACGGGCGAAGGACTGGCCAACGCCTTCCGCGAGATCGATCTGGCCGTCGGCGGCGATGGCCCGGTCGGTTACATCCTCGATCTTCGCCGCAACCCCGGCGGACTGCTCGATCAGGCGGTCGAGGTATCCGACGCCTTCCTCGAACGCGGCGAAATCGTGTCCGAACGCGGTCGCGACAAACAGGACATCGACCGTTTCTATGCCAAGAAGGGCGACCTCGCGAACGGCAAGCCTGTTATCGTCCTGATCGACGCGGGTTCTGCCAGTGCGAGCGAGATCGTGGCGGGCGCGCTCCAGGATCATCGCCGCGCGGTGGTGATGGGCGAGACCAGCTTCGGCAAGGGCAGCGTCCAGACCGTCATCCAGACCGGCGAGCAATCGGCGCTGCGGCTCACGACTGCGCGCTACTACACCCCCTCCGGCCGCAGCGTGCAGGCCGGCGGGATCGAGCCCGACATCATGGTTCCCCAGCTGTCGGACCCCGACTATCTTTCCCGTCCGCGGCTTCGCGAAGCCGATCTTCGCCGCCATCTGGTCGCGCAGGCGGGGGTCGAGGATGAAGTGCTGGAAGACGATGGCCGCACCGATCCGCGCTTCAGCCAGACCGCCGAGGAGCTCGAGGAAGCGGGGATCGAGGATTTCCAGCTGCATTACGCGCTCGAGACCATGACCCGATTGACCGGCAAGGCGGCGCCCGCGCGGGTCGCGGCCAAGTAGGTCTGGCGCAACCCAGTGCTCGCCCTGTCCAAGCCACGCTCGTCGCTTCCGTCGCTGCCGGCCGCGCACGCCGCAGCGCTGCTCGTTCCTACCGCGCTTCTAGCCGGGGCGATCGGGTCGCAACTGATCGGCGGGCTGGTACCTTGCGAGATGTGCATCTGGCAGCGCTGGCCCCATGTCGCCGCTGTGGTTCTTGCCTTGCTCGCCTTTCCGCTGCGCGGCGCGCGACGGGCGCTCGTCGCGCTTGCGGGCCTCGCCATTGCCGTGTCCGGGGCGATCGGGGTTTATCATGCGGGGGTCGAACTGGGTCTCCTCGACGGGATCACCACCTGCACGGCCAATGCCACCGGGCTCGACCAGATCATGAACGCCGATCTGGTGCGTTGCGACGCGGTGCAATGGGAGTTGCTCGGCGTGTCGATGGCCGGTTGGAACGCGATCATCAGCCTTTCGGCCGCCTTGTTCATCGCGCTCGGCGTGGCGAGAGGCAGGGCATGAGCAAGGAAAATTGGCAACCGGGCGACAAACGCCTCGATACGGACAGCATGATCCGCGTGGATCAGGCCGGAGAATATGGCGCGACCCGCATCTATGCGGGCCAGCTCGCCGTCCTGGGCGAGGACAGCCACACGGCGCACCTCGTCACCCACATGGCCGCGCAGGAGGAACGCCACTTGGCGCGCTTCAACGAGGTGATGGCAGAGCGGCGCATCCGCCCTACCCTGCTCCAGCCCTTCTGGGATGTCGCGGGGTTCGGCCTCGGCGCCGTCACCGCGCTCATCGGGCCGAAGGCCGCCATGGCCTGCACCGACGCGGTCGAGACCGAAATCGACAAGCATTACGAGGAACAGCTCGTCGCGCTCGGCGACAGCGATCCCGAGCTCAGCGCCGATATCCGCCAGTTCCAACTCGAAGAGCTCGAACATCGCGAAACCGCGAAGGCGCACGGCAGCGAGGAAGCGGTCGCCTATCCATTGATGAGCGCGGTGATCCGTGCCGGTTGCAAGGTCGCCATCGCGCTCTCCAAGCGTATCTGACGAACCCGTCGCGCCGTCGGCGCGTTGGGGGGATGAAAGGAAGTCGAGTATGAAGACGATGCTAGCACTGGGCGGTTTCGCCATCGCGGGCGGCGCTGCCGCCGTCGCCGGAGCCGAGGATGCCACCGCGCAGCCCCGCCCGATCGGCGAGATCGTCGTCTTCGGCGAGGACCCCTGCCCCCGCTCGACCGACGACAATGTCGTGGTCTGCGCGCGCAAGCCCGAGAGCGAACGCTACCGCATTCCCGAAGAATTCCGCCAGAACGGTTCGCGTCAGCAGAACCAGAGCTGGGCCGCCAACGCGCGCTATCTCGAGACGGTCAACAGCACCGGCATTCGCCGCTGTTCGCCCGTCGGCCCCGAGGGCGCGCTGGGCTGTCTGTCCGAACTGATCGAGAACAATCGCGCCGAGCGCGAAGAGTTCGAGGAAGAGGAAGTCTTCGTCGCGGAATAGGCCGGGTGGGGCGTCAGGCCCCGCCGCTTTCCACCCATTGCATCACCTGCGTCTCGAGCACGTCGAGCGGTACCGCCCCGTTGCCGAGAACGACGTCGTGAAAGCGCCGAAGATCGAAATCCTCGCCGAGCCGCTCCTCTGCCATCCCGCGTAGTTCGCGGATCTTCAGTTCACCGATCTTGTAGGCAAGGGCCTGACCCGGCCAGCTGATGTAGCGGTTGACCTCCGCCTCCACGTTGGCCTCGGTCAGCGCGGTATTGTCGAGCATGTAATCGATGGCGCGCTGCTTCGACCAACCCTTGGAATGCAGGCCCGTATCGACCACCAGCCGGGTCGCGCGCCACATTTCGTAGGAAAGCCGACCCATGTCCTTGGCCGGCGTGTCGTAGAGTCCCATCTCGATCCCGAGCCGTTCCGAATAGAGGCCCCAGCCCTCGACGAACGCGGTGAAGAACAGATTGCGGCGCCAGGCCGGCTGATCGTTCTCCTGCGCGAGCGCGATCTGATGGTGGTGGCCCGGGACGGCTTCGTGGACCGACAGCGCGGGCACCTCCCACAAGGGGCGCTGATCGAGCTTGGACGTGTTCACGTAATACAGCCCCGCGATCCCGTTCTGCGGGCTGCCGGGATTATAGTAGGCGGTGGTCGTCCCTTCCGCGATCTCAGCAGGAATCTCGGCGATCCCATAGGGCAGTCGCGGCAGCACCGTGAACAGCGTGGGCATCAGTGCGTCGATCTTCTTGGTCTCGCGCGCCACATATTCCATCAGCTCTTCGGGTGTCTTCGCATAATAGACCGGGTTGGTGCGCAGCTCCTCGATGAAGGCTTCGCGGCTGGCATATCCCGCATCGGCGGCGACCGCTTCCATTTCGGAGCGGATACGCGCGACCTCGCCGAGGCCGATCTGGTGGATTTCGTCCGCCGACAGGTCGGTGGTGGTCATCTCGCGGACCTGGAAATCGTAATATTCCGCCCCGCCCGGCTGTGCCGACACCCCGACATCCTGCGCACAGGCAGGGAGATAGTCGCTTCGATACCAGGAGAGGTGGCGGTCGTAGGCAGCGCGGACGGGACCGTCTAGCAAGGCGCGCGCCTCGCCCTGCAACTCGCTCCAGGTTGCGGCATCAAGCGTTGCCGGCCGGTCGCCCGCGAACGGGCCGTACAGGCGGCTTGCGGTGACGTCGTCGCCCAGAACGCCGCTGATCGATCCGTCATAGCCGTCCAGCACAGCGCACGGCAGAACGTAGCCGCCCGCGATCGCCTGGTCAGACACCGCGATCGCCGCGTCGTTCTGCGCCGGGTAGGCCGCAAGGCGCTTCAGATAGTTGCGGTAGTCCGCCTCTGTCCGGAACGAGAGGTTGTTGGCCAGCCCCGCCATCGACTGGTGCCAGCCGGAATAGGTCGAGAAAAGCATCGTGCGCTGACCGAAGCGATTGGCCTCGATCCGCGACTCGAGCTCGCGCTCCAGGATCGTCTTGTTGACGCGGCTTTCCGCGTCGAGACCCTCGTCGGAAATCGCCCGTAGCCGGGTGAGGAAGAAGTCGGCCTCGCGCGCGCGCTCATCCGCCGCTTCCAGCGAATAATCGTAAAGCCGGTCGTCATAATCGCGGACCCCCACCGAGGAAGCGAGCGTCGGCGAATCCTCGAGCGCCGCCTGCCAGATGCGCTCGGTCAGCGCCTCATACTCCTGCTGAGGCTGTGCGAACGCGGGCGTCGCGGCCGTCGTGGCGAGAAGGGCGGCGGTGAGGAAAAAGCGCATGGATCGGTTCCTTTCGCGAGAAAGGCTAGGACGAGCCGCCCCGCACTGTCGACGAAAAACTTTGGCCTATGTCGGGAAGGAGTCTTTCCCATGCCGCCGCGGGAACGTATAGAGAACAGATGGCCCAACTCGATACCCAGGCGAAGCTCGGAATTTTGGCGGACGCCGCCAAATACGATGCGTCATGTGCCTCTTCGGGCGCCAAGGGTCGCGACAGTCGCGGCGGCAAGGGCATGGGGTCGACCACCGGAACCGGTATCTGCCATAGCTACGCGCCCGACGGTCGCTGCATCTCGCTCCTCAAGATCTTGCTGACCAACAGCTGTATCTTCGACTGTCATTACTGCATCAATCGCAAGAGCTCGAACGTTCGCCGCGCGCGCTTCACGGTCGAAGAGGTCGTCGCCCTCACGCTCAATTTCTACAAACGCAACTATATCGAGGGACTGTTTCTCTCTTCGGGAATCATCCGTTCGCCCGACTATACGATGGAGCAGCTGGTCGGCGTTGCCCGAACGCTGCGCGAAGTCCACGATTTTCGCGGATACATCCATCTCAAGACGATCCCCGACGCCGATCCCGAGCTGGTTCGGCAGGCGGGTCAATATGCCGACCGAGTGTCGATCAACGTAGAGCTTCCAACTCGGGAGGGGCTCGAATCTCTGGCGCCGGAAAAGAGCGAAGATCGCATCGAAGGGGCGATGGGCGACATGAAGTCGCACATCCTCGACGCGAAGGACGCGAAGAAGCGCTATCGCAAT from Sphingomicrobium sp. XHP0239 encodes:
- the ftsH gene encoding ATP-dependent zinc metalloprotease FtsH; the encoded protein is MEQKPTPEPPKNAWTKSLVIWLAIIFGMVLFMQALGGGNEAAEGEAMPYSTFVERVEAGDVQEVTIAPRSDGTSMLSGEINGEAFTTVAPPNTSVSDRLDAGGVDYSVRPQEQTSLWQLLLINSLPFILILGISFFIIRKMQQNAGGGAMGFGKSKAKMLTEAKGRVTFEDVAGIDEAREELQEIVEFLKDPNKFARLGGKIPKGALLVGSPGTGKTLLARAIAGEAGVPFFTISGSDFVEMFVGVGASRVRDMFEQAKKNAPCIIFIDEIDAVGRHRGAGLGNGNDEREQTLNQLLVEMDGFDANEGIIIIAATNRPDVLDPALLRPGRFDRQVVVPRPDIEGREKILEVHMKKVPLAPDVIARTIARGTPGFSGADLANLVNEAALTAARKGKRLVAMAEFEEAKDKVMMGAERRSMVMTDDEKKMTAYHEAGHAIVALHEPASDPIHKATIIPRGRALGMVMRLPERDSYSYHRDKMHANMAVAMGGRVAEEVIFGHDKVSSGASGDIQYATKLARDMVTQWGMSEEMGPVQYEEQQGETFLGYSQSQGMNVSAETARKIDAEIRRLIDKGYDRAKQLLTEHSDQLEQLAQALLEFETLSGDEIKTLLDGGEIDRGGPKGPVIPTAGSSIPKAGRKPKGLGGPATA
- a CDS encoding DUF3072 domain-containing protein, producing the protein MTAPKPDPTPKTNPVSNAEKDPDNWTTGDERMTGAQASYLKTLAEEAGKTEIYDPEMTKADASKKIDELQAETGRGR
- a CDS encoding DUF3667 domain-containing protein; translation: MSGIEAAGEMIGGAGAARALEPHTHGAGGDHGEGPDRCLNCGAALTGNFCASCGQKAHLHTTIGGLLHDIVHGVLHLDGKFWNTLPLLVWRPGKLTRDYIDGHRARYISPIAFYLFTVVAMFALVVSVGDIAEGDITLGPDAQEIGSVEEADARLEELQEGLDELEQEDFPGVSGARAGVRAEIDAVERRRAELGGDPSETGATVEEEADEGTPLIGQLSLGLEKAGENPSLFLYKAQTTAYKLSWLLIPLSLPFMWLLFPFSRRFGLYDHAVFVTYSISFMMLMVIVVGLVAKVVPGTSVVGPMIAAGMLYAAFHLYRQLKGTYELGRVSALVRTMLLSVVTWIVLSIFLGLMLALGAIG
- a CDS encoding nicotinate-nucleotide adenylyltransferase — encoded protein: MARIGLLGGSFNPAHRGHRHISLAARRALGLDEVWWLVSPGNPLKPSKGMAPYEARLTSARRMARRAPIRASDFEREAGTRYTVDTIAAIQQAHPNHDFIWLMGEDTVAQFHQWKDWRRLARSIPIAVLTRPGYKDEARAARAMGWLRWFVRPAARNDWTTWSVPAITFLRLPPDPTSATALRARDPDWYENDATGGSGPIS
- the rsfS gene encoding ribosome silencing factor is translated as MTTPDPAAPPPAPSKDAEALHALVMQMLDDEQAQEIVSIPLEGKSSIADYMVIASGRSTRQVAAIAQKLSEKVKSIEGVVPRIEGLPTADWVLLDAGDVIVHLFRPEVRSFYNLERMWAFGDEEGSA
- a CDS encoding 23S rRNA (pseudouridine(1915)-N(3))-methyltransferase RlmH, yielding MLLHLIVRGKIGRSPEAELTDRYLERIAWKTRTTELPDTGGTTPDPIATPARTVVLDERGKALRSVAFAERLGRWRDEGIREVRFLIGAADGHDEQTLESADLRLGFGPATWPHMLCRAMLAEQLYRATAILANHPYHREGPR
- a CDS encoding murein hydrolase activator EnvC family protein, producing MRRLFAAAIMAGLASHALASPPAAQDRLERLRAEAREASQRADRLEARADQARNDVARIAARRAALAGRIDALDTRLAAARIEEERLLDAIDDTRAQIALAQEPASALLAGLATLSRRPPLLTLADGGSLDEFVRTQLLVEAVVPAIDARTRAVRDRAATLAALAEELATVRTEIESEQTRLATLRTDLADAERSAGTEAADLDRAAARAGTRALAAGERGAELVDEATREAFTAEIAASLATYDSAPPPPRSLRIAAGGPPLAYRLPVDGRITAGLGSLDADGVRARGLTIAARRGAPVTAPAAGTIRFVGAFRGRDGIVILDHGDGWHSLLAGVATTARRGQRVARGERLGTARGTMLIELWDGRTPRSPALIAGSS
- a CDS encoding S41 family peptidase gives rise to the protein MPGVDQAATAQDQQTYRELENFLSVFERVRANYVEETDDAELIRGAINGMLASLDPHSSYLTAADFDSMRLTTDGNYGGLGISITQEDGVVKVVSPTEGTPADRAGMKAGDYVTQVDDELLFGLTMDEVLERLRGEPGTSVTLTVVRPGRDKPFDVEITREIIDIRPVQWEVTDNIGVININSFSAPTGEGLANAFREIDLAVGGDGPVGYILDLRRNPGGLLDQAVEVSDAFLERGEIVSERGRDKQDIDRFYAKKGDLANGKPVIVLIDAGSASASEIVAGALQDHRRAVVMGETSFGKGSVQTVIQTGEQSALRLTTARYYTPSGRSVQAGGIEPDIMVPQLSDPDYLSRPRLREADLRRHLVAQAGVEDEVLEDDGRTDPRFSQTAEELEEAGIEDFQLHYALETMTRLTGKAAPARVAAK
- a CDS encoding disulfide bond formation protein B: MLALSKPRSSLPSLPAAHAAALLVPTALLAGAIGSQLIGGLVPCEMCIWQRWPHVAAVVLALLAFPLRGARRALVALAGLAIAVSGAIGVYHAGVELGLLDGITTCTANATGLDQIMNADLVRCDAVQWELLGVSMAGWNAIISLSAALFIALGVARGRA
- a CDS encoding demethoxyubiquinone hydroxylase family protein, whose product is MSKENWQPGDKRLDTDSMIRVDQAGEYGATRIYAGQLAVLGEDSHTAHLVTHMAAQEERHLARFNEVMAERRIRPTLLQPFWDVAGFGLGAVTALIGPKAAMACTDAVETEIDKHYEEQLVALGDSDPELSADIRQFQLEELEHRETAKAHGSEEAVAYPLMSAVIRAGCKVAIALSKRI